A portion of the Actomonas aquatica genome contains these proteins:
- a CDS encoding PaaI family thioesterase, protein MAPSAEQFEEAPISKLVGFRVAPEVDGVTTVTLEAGPQHANPMGRVHGGVISALTDAAMGTCYGRQLHEDDDFSTIELKVNFMRPVKLGLLTATAKVVQRGLRIGFLDCEVRDARGRLVATATSTCMTISD, encoded by the coding sequence ATGGCTCCGTCTGCAGAACAGTTTGAAGAGGCTCCTATCTCGAAGCTCGTCGGTTTCCGGGTCGCGCCGGAAGTTGACGGCGTCACGACTGTGACGCTCGAAGCCGGACCGCAGCATGCGAACCCGATGGGGCGCGTGCATGGTGGCGTGATTTCGGCGCTGACGGATGCGGCGATGGGCACGTGCTACGGGCGGCAGCTGCACGAGGACGACGACTTTTCGACCATCGAGTTGAAGGTGAATTTTATGCGGCCGGTGAAGCTCGGTTTGCTGACGGCGACGGCCAAGGTGGTGCAGCGCGGCCTGCGCATCGGGTTTCTCGATTGTGAAGTGCGCGATGCGCGCGGGCGGCTGGTCGCGACGGCGACGAGCACCTGCATGACGATCAGCGACTAG
- a CDS encoding arylamine N-acetyltransferase family protein — MFDLDAYLRRIGYAGERTPSLAVLRQVLRDHAAAIPFENLATWAGEAVSVELPDIVAKLVTARRGGYCYEHNTLLGAALEALGFTVVPMLARVRWQVPAEIVTGRSHLCLRVTVDGAEWLVDAGFGGIGATAPLRLDTAEVQATSHDRRRLSRRADGTVLQEVELAPGKWADVYIVELTPVFPVDVRVANWFTSTHPDSLFRNALIVTSVQADHRRVLRGREYHERYVDGRVEQRREVADEAALRALLVEAFGLPAEDPGVRAVKLPPVTETPDA; from the coding sequence ATGTTCGACCTCGACGCTTATTTGCGACGCATCGGCTACGCCGGTGAACGCACGCCAAGCCTGGCGGTGTTGCGGCAGGTGCTGCGCGACCACGCGGCGGCGATCCCGTTTGAAAACCTGGCGACGTGGGCGGGCGAAGCGGTGTCGGTGGAGCTGCCGGACATCGTGGCGAAGCTCGTGACGGCGCGGCGCGGCGGTTACTGTTATGAGCACAACACACTGTTGGGCGCGGCGCTGGAGGCGCTCGGTTTTACGGTGGTGCCGATGCTGGCGCGGGTGCGTTGGCAAGTGCCGGCGGAGATCGTGACCGGACGTTCGCATCTGTGTCTGCGGGTGACGGTGGACGGGGCCGAGTGGCTGGTGGATGCGGGCTTCGGTGGGATCGGGGCGACGGCACCGCTGCGGCTGGATACGGCGGAGGTGCAGGCGACGTCGCATGATCGGCGGCGCCTCTCGCGGCGGGCTGACGGCACGGTGTTGCAGGAGGTGGAGCTGGCGCCCGGGAAATGGGCGGATGTCTACATCGTGGAGCTCACGCCGGTGTTTCCGGTCGATGTGCGGGTGGCCAACTGGTTTACGAGCACGCATCCCGATTCGCTCTTTCGCAATGCGCTCATCGTGACGTCGGTGCAGGCCGATCATCGGCGGGTTCTGCGCGGGCGGGAGTATCACGAACGCTACGTCGATGGGCGGGTGGAGCAGCGTCGTGAGGTCGCGGATGAGGCGGCGTTGCGGGCATTGCTGGTGGAGGCGTTTGGTTTGCCGGCGGAGGACCCGGGCGTGCGGGCGGTGAAGCTGCCGCCGGTGACGGAGACGCCGGACGCGTGA
- a CDS encoding nuclear transport factor 2 family protein: MTSTTMMARSRRGWMLALVLAFVGCAMLGGLRAAAATAEDAPSRAEVQALVERQARAWETGDEAEFLATLHPDSVFAYPGKRLDRDGALVAFREWNRDFSSATLRVHRLVIDGAHFCVEYKFAATNKETGFRSASGTVAVGMVQDGQILEWKEYLDGRVPRMQARGELPVQEDAPPFPWPDTPKSRTP; encoded by the coding sequence ATGACTTCGACGACAATGATGGCCCGGTCGCGACGCGGGTGGATGCTCGCGCTCGTGCTCGCTTTTGTAGGCTGCGCGATGCTGGGAGGGCTGCGCGCGGCAGCCGCCACGGCGGAGGATGCTCCGAGTCGGGCGGAGGTGCAGGCGCTCGTCGAGCGACAGGCGCGGGCGTGGGAGACGGGCGATGAGGCCGAGTTTTTGGCGACGCTGCATCCGGATTCGGTGTTTGCTTATCCGGGCAAACGACTCGATCGCGACGGGGCGTTGGTCGCCTTTCGCGAGTGGAATCGCGACTTCAGCTCGGCGACCTTGCGGGTGCACCGGCTGGTGATCGACGGCGCGCACTTTTGCGTGGAATACAAGTTTGCGGCGACGAACAAAGAGACCGGGTTTCGGTCGGCGTCGGGCACGGTGGCGGTGGGTATGGTGCAGGACGGGCAGATCTTGGAGTGGAAGGAATACCTCGACGGGCGGGTGCCGCGGATGCAGGCGCGCGGTGAGTTGCCGGTGCAGGAGGATGCGCCGCCGTTTCCGTGGCCGGACACGCCGAAGAGTCGCACGCCGTAG
- a CDS encoding polysaccharide deacetylase family protein: protein MLPLRSPLFSRVAAAVLLVGWFPLMVRAHEHGHDEEAVAAMTIQERLGYPADAKLLVIHGDDIGLSHSQNMATFRAMEDGVVTSTSVMMTTPWVAEVVNYQHAHPEADIGVHLTLTAEWETFKWGPLAGKDEVPSLVTPAGVFHDNVPDYAAAAKIDEVEREVRAQIDHALAQGIDVTHLDGHMGVMSATPELLQLYRQIGAEYGLPLRLHSHTGEGYAEGYTSIHGAPPATYPDGMTAHYNRVLRELEPGLNLIVLHVAYDDEEMRAITVNKELWGAAWRQIDFDWATDPETRRIIEEEGIILIDSRAIRDALFPQKP, encoded by the coding sequence ATGTTGCCCCTACGTTCCCCTCTGTTTTCGCGGGTCGCCGCCGCGGTGTTGCTCGTTGGATGGTTTCCGCTGATGGTCCGTGCGCATGAGCACGGTCATGACGAGGAGGCGGTGGCGGCGATGACGATTCAGGAGCGGCTCGGTTATCCGGCGGACGCGAAGTTGTTGGTGATCCACGGCGATGACATCGGGTTGTCGCACTCGCAAAACATGGCGACCTTTCGGGCGATGGAGGACGGGGTGGTCACTTCCACCAGTGTGATGATGACGACACCGTGGGTGGCCGAAGTGGTGAACTACCAACACGCGCACCCGGAGGCCGACATCGGGGTGCACCTCACGCTCACGGCGGAGTGGGAGACGTTCAAATGGGGGCCCCTGGCGGGCAAGGATGAGGTGCCGAGTCTGGTGACGCCTGCAGGGGTGTTTCATGACAACGTGCCCGACTACGCGGCCGCGGCGAAGATCGACGAAGTGGAACGCGAGGTGCGCGCGCAGATCGATCATGCGCTGGCGCAGGGCATCGACGTGACGCACCTCGACGGGCACATGGGCGTGATGTCGGCGACGCCGGAGTTGCTACAGCTCTATCGGCAGATCGGCGCGGAGTATGGCCTGCCCTTACGGCTGCACTCGCACACCGGCGAAGGCTACGCCGAAGGTTACACCAGCATTCACGGAGCGCCGCCCGCGACCTACCCCGACGGTATGACCGCGCACTACAACCGCGTGCTGCGCGAGCTGGAGCCGGGGCTGAACCTGATCGTGTTGCATGTCGCCTACGACGACGAAGAGATGCGCGCGATCACGGTGAACAAGGAGCTCTGGGGCGCGGCCTGGCGGCAGATCGACTTTGATTGGGCGACCGATCCGGAGACGCGGCGCATCATCGAGGAGGAAGGCATCATCCTGATCGATTCGCGGGCGATCCGGGATGCGTTGTTTCCGCAAAAACCGTGA
- a CDS encoding ADOP family duplicated permease produces MNAVRQALRQLRAHPWFNLLVIVLLACGIAANTTMFSFVRGVLLKPLPYPQSGELVLLRKQAVGDAARLPGGGAMVIDKEWLAWRDAAPPAFRAFAAYRSGSATLKLTESAHNVSVTRVTADFFNLLGQQPARGRLLQPSDLVPGATPVAVLSHAFWQSRFGGDEAVLGSVLRLDDEAVTVVGILPAAFKFIEPAQLWLPLVVHEAASSGGDSGEHEIVITMLSALARLQPDASLEAAQAQLEQASDRMWSTFGDGGPEGAPSLRDMLAPLRGGPAQAIALQEYLAGDLRSTLWLLFGAVGLVLLIGCVNLANLQLARAATRRHELAVRVALGASRRQLAADLLAETTLPALLGGALGLLLSYWGIQLVGTWMADQLPDLLEIGIDGCVATFTLLLAVGTGIGFGLAPVWQIRRLDASSALHSAGRTGTGAPTPARWRHTCIALEVALALALAANAGLLLRSFNALRAVDLGFHTADVLTLQLPTDTTLRPEQAMHLPPEVLDQIHSRARDLRNRYLDVLSQVQGVSVASIANRAPLDDFNLMFMSDIEGYEPDLLAPPAPLTATAIDATYLDAVGMDLIEGRNFTTADGVGAPPVALVNEAFVRQYFPGQSVVGRRLASPDSTQAELATIVGVVGDTRRSALDSSPQAHVYFPFAQWSQTRLTALLRVTGDPDVIAAGVIEALRRFDATKPYDQPVVLESRLNATMGPRRLLMGLLSGFAAVAIILAALGILGVMGYAVTQRTHEFGVRMALGADPRRILTQVLGSTGLAIGVGLLAGLALTFATTRLISALLFGVGQNDPTVLATACLVLGAVALLAALGPAWRAARLNPVDALRAD; encoded by the coding sequence ATGAACGCCGTCCGCCAAGCCCTGCGTCAGCTGCGCGCCCACCCGTGGTTCAACCTCCTCGTCATCGTGCTGCTGGCCTGCGGCATCGCCGCCAACACCACCATGTTCAGCTTCGTGCGTGGCGTCCTGCTCAAGCCGCTGCCCTACCCGCAGTCCGGCGAACTCGTGCTGCTGCGCAAACAAGCCGTCGGCGACGCCGCCCGCCTGCCCGGAGGTGGCGCCATGGTGATCGACAAGGAATGGCTCGCCTGGCGCGACGCCGCGCCCCCCGCCTTCCGCGCCTTCGCCGCTTACCGCAGCGGCAGCGCCACGCTCAAACTCACCGAGTCCGCCCACAACGTGTCCGTCACCCGTGTGACCGCCGACTTCTTCAACCTGCTCGGCCAACAACCCGCGCGCGGACGCCTCCTGCAACCGTCCGACCTCGTGCCCGGCGCCACTCCGGTCGCCGTGCTCAGCCACGCGTTTTGGCAAAGTCGTTTCGGCGGCGACGAGGCCGTGCTCGGCTCGGTCCTGCGCCTCGACGACGAGGCCGTCACCGTCGTCGGCATCCTGCCCGCCGCCTTCAAATTCATCGAGCCCGCCCAACTCTGGTTGCCGCTCGTCGTCCACGAAGCCGCCAGCTCCGGCGGAGACTCCGGCGAACATGAAATCGTCATTACGATGCTCAGCGCCCTCGCCCGCCTCCAACCCGACGCCTCCCTCGAAGCCGCGCAGGCTCAGCTCGAACAAGCGTCCGACCGCATGTGGTCCACCTTCGGCGACGGCGGACCCGAGGGCGCGCCCTCTCTGCGCGATATGCTCGCGCCCCTGCGCGGCGGCCCCGCTCAGGCGATCGCATTGCAGGAATACCTCGCCGGTGACCTCCGCAGCACGCTCTGGCTGCTGTTCGGCGCAGTCGGCCTCGTGCTGCTCATCGGCTGCGTCAACCTCGCCAACCTGCAACTCGCCCGCGCCGCCACCCGCCGCCACGAACTCGCCGTGCGCGTCGCCCTCGGCGCCAGCCGCCGCCAACTCGCCGCCGATCTGCTGGCCGAGACCACCCTGCCCGCGCTGCTCGGCGGCGCCCTCGGCCTGCTGCTGTCGTATTGGGGTATCCAACTTGTGGGCACATGGATGGCCGACCAGTTGCCCGACCTGCTCGAGATCGGCATCGATGGCTGTGTCGCCACCTTCACGCTGCTGCTCGCCGTCGGCACGGGGATCGGCTTTGGCCTCGCTCCGGTGTGGCAGATCCGCCGCCTCGACGCGTCGTCCGCCCTGCACAGCGCCGGCCGCACCGGCACCGGCGCGCCCACGCCCGCCCGTTGGCGCCACACCTGCATCGCCCTCGAGGTGGCGCTCGCCCTCGCGCTCGCCGCCAATGCCGGCCTGCTGCTGCGCAGCTTCAACGCCCTGCGCGCGGTCGACCTCGGTTTCCATACCGCGGACGTGCTCACGCTGCAGCTACCCACCGACACCACCCTGCGCCCCGAGCAGGCCATGCACCTGCCGCCCGAGGTCCTGGACCAGATCCACAGCCGCGCCCGCGACCTGCGCAACCGCTACCTCGATGTGCTCTCGCAGGTGCAGGGCGTAAGCGTCGCGTCGATCGCCAACCGCGCGCCGCTCGACGATTTTAACCTCATGTTCATGTCCGACATAGAGGGCTATGAACCCGACCTGTTGGCGCCCCCCGCTCCCCTCACCGCCACCGCGATCGACGCCACCTACCTCGACGCCGTGGGCATGGATCTAATCGAAGGCCGCAACTTCACCACCGCCGACGGCGTGGGCGCGCCGCCCGTGGCTTTGGTCAACGAGGCCTTCGTGCGCCAATACTTCCCCGGTCAAAGTGTCGTCGGCCGCCGCCTCGCTTCGCCCGACAGCACTCAGGCCGAACTCGCCACGATTGTGGGCGTCGTTGGCGACACCCGCCGCAGCGCGCTCGATAGCTCGCCGCAGGCCCACGTCTATTTCCCCTTCGCCCAGTGGAGCCAGACCCGCCTCACCGCCTTGCTGCGCGTCACCGGCGACCCCGACGTCATTGCGGCCGGCGTGATCGAAGCCCTGCGCCGCTTCGACGCCACCAAACCCTACGACCAACCCGTCGTGCTCGAGTCGCGCCTCAACGCCACCATGGGACCGCGCCGCCTGCTCATGGGCCTGCTGAGTGGATTCGCCGCGGTCGCCATCATCCTCGCCGCCCTCGGCATCCTCGGCGTGATGGGTTACGCCGTCACCCAACGCACCCACGAGTTTGGGGTGCGCATGGCGCTCGGCGCCGATCCCCGCCGCATCCTCACCCAAGTCCTCGGCAGCACCGGCCTCGCCATCGGTGTCGGCCTCCTCGCCGGCCTTGCCCTTACCTTCGCCACCACCCGACTGATTTCCGCCCTGCTCTTCGGCGTTGGCCAAAACGATCCCACCGTGCTCGCCACCGCCTGCCTCGTGCTGGGGGCCGTCGCGCTGCTGGCCGCACTGGGCCCGGCCTGGCGCGCCGCCCGCCTGAACCCCGTGGACGCCCTGCGCGCCGACTAG
- the ligA gene encoding NAD-dependent DNA ligase LigA, with amino-acid sequence MRSAFRTTVFLLWSLLLAGLCGFLLASIAGAVEPALAARIESLREEIVHHDELYFQRAAPEITDYEYDLLKLELRRLEQEAGMAPSEAARFGDDTTGEWPQVAHRLPMLSLDKAYTEAEVADYFARVRSFAGDGPLRFVIEPKYDGVAVNVRLEAGGLVSAATRGDGASGEEVTRQIASMRGLHYSAGWDPDPVPVQSIELRGEVYLTHDDFAALNAERVARGEEPFRHPRSVAAGAIKLEDLALVAQRRLSLVFHGWGAVEPYEATPASVSAFHCWLEERALPFVSEAVYVEADDVADLNVAIAEFARRELAYPTDGVVIKVDDTELQRRIGDGPTAPRWALARKFVPPRARTVLRDVSWQVGRTGSLTPVAEFDPVVLGGASISRASLHHAGEIRRRDLRIGDTVWIEKAGEIIPQLAGVDEDARPVDARPYALPEVCPSCGKTLRSESEDTQLVCANRACPEQTVQRLLHYTSRSAAYVRGLGPGLAHKLVAAELVRSPADLYQLESAQLIVLPGVGKRSAERLLEAIEESRSTPLRRVLVGLGLPGVGPAGAKALANGLRQLGDLLDDTTVAESLAVLGPATAADVRGVLREPAVRTEIARLADELVSP; translated from the coding sequence GTGAGGAGCGCATTTCGCACCACCGTCTTTTTACTCTGGTCCCTGCTGTTGGCGGGCCTGTGCGGTTTCCTGCTGGCTTCGATTGCCGGTGCGGTCGAACCCGCCCTGGCGGCGCGCATTGAGTCGTTGCGCGAGGAAATCGTCCACCACGACGAACTCTATTTCCAGCGCGCCGCGCCCGAGATCACCGACTACGAATACGACCTGCTCAAGCTGGAGCTGCGTCGCCTCGAACAGGAGGCCGGGATGGCGCCGAGCGAGGCCGCGCGCTTTGGCGACGATACGACGGGGGAGTGGCCGCAGGTGGCGCATCGCTTGCCGATGCTGAGTCTCGACAAGGCCTACACCGAAGCGGAGGTCGCCGACTATTTTGCGCGGGTGCGCTCCTTTGCCGGGGACGGGCCGCTGCGTTTTGTGATCGAGCCGAAATACGACGGCGTGGCGGTCAACGTGCGCTTGGAGGCGGGCGGGTTGGTGAGTGCGGCCACGCGCGGAGACGGCGCCAGCGGCGAGGAGGTGACTCGCCAAATCGCCTCGATGCGCGGCCTGCACTACAGCGCGGGTTGGGATCCCGACCCGGTGCCGGTGCAAAGCATCGAGCTACGCGGCGAAGTGTATCTGACGCACGACGATTTTGCCGCGCTCAACGCCGAACGTGTCGCCCGGGGCGAGGAGCCGTTTCGGCATCCGCGCAGTGTGGCGGCGGGGGCGATCAAACTCGAAGATCTGGCACTCGTGGCGCAGCGCCGCCTCTCGCTGGTGTTTCATGGTTGGGGCGCGGTGGAACCCTACGAAGCGACCCCGGCATCGGTTTCGGCCTTTCACTGTTGGTTGGAGGAGCGCGCGCTGCCTTTCGTGAGCGAGGCGGTTTATGTGGAGGCGGACGATGTCGCCGATCTCAACGTGGCCATCGCCGAATTCGCCCGTCGTGAGTTGGCCTATCCGACCGACGGCGTGGTGATCAAAGTCGACGATACCGAGCTGCAGCGCCGTATCGGTGATGGACCCACGGCGCCGCGTTGGGCGCTGGCGCGCAAGTTTGTGCCACCGCGCGCGCGAACTGTGCTGCGCGACGTTTCCTGGCAGGTGGGTCGCACCGGCAGCCTCACGCCCGTGGCGGAGTTTGATCCGGTGGTGCTGGGCGGTGCATCGATCTCGCGCGCGTCCCTGCATCATGCCGGCGAGATCCGCCGCCGCGATTTGCGGATCGGCGACACGGTGTGGATCGAGAAAGCGGGCGAGATCATCCCGCAACTCGCCGGCGTCGACGAAGACGCGCGGCCGGTCGACGCTAGGCCTTACGCCTTGCCGGAGGTGTGTCCGTCGTGCGGGAAGACCCTGCGTAGTGAAAGTGAGGATACACAGCTGGTGTGCGCCAACCGGGCGTGCCCGGAGCAAACGGTGCAGCGGCTCTTGCACTACACCTCTCGGTCGGCGGCCTATGTGCGCGGATTGGGTCCGGGCCTGGCGCACAAACTGGTGGCGGCGGAATTGGTGCGGTCGCCGGCCGATCTATATCAACTCGAGTCGGCGCAATTGATCGTATTGCCCGGGGTGGGCAAGCGCTCGGCCGAGCGCTTGTTGGAGGCAATCGAGGAAAGCCGTAGCACGCCGCTGCGGCGGGTGTTGGTCGGGCTTGGCCTACCCGGCGTGGGACCGGCGGGCGCCAAAGCTTTGGCCAACGGACTCCGCCAGTTGGGCGATTTGCTCGACGACACGACGGTGGCCGAATCGCTGGCGGTGCTGGGGCCGGCGACGGCGGCGGACGTGCGCGGGGTTTTGCGTGAACCGGCGGTGCGCACGGAGATCGCCCGACTCGCCGATGAGTTGGTGTCACCCTGA
- a CDS encoding PEP-CTERM sorting domain-containing protein, with the protein MTTSFFSLLRVCAFFMLAGCLQAQFSSVFFEEFNGPTLSSEWEETTPGTYQFDGDATNLTGNRVYIRTAASDFIDHDFSMMVQFTLPESGGANQSMFVGFGSGLPDGSFFHEPHTAIYFRATAPDFSGEKLLYDISASAGTHQESSNLLNPGGGTHMVVLTRIGDTFTMEFDANALVEGSSVELTQSFSVADTLDFLDATNSYLFLGTGGSGVSIDVAAVALSAVPEPSTYAMMAGLVVLGAAGWHRRRRQALAAA; encoded by the coding sequence ATGACAACTTCCTTTTTTTCCCTGCTGCGCGTGTGCGCATTTTTCATGTTGGCCGGTTGCCTGCAGGCGCAGTTTTCCTCCGTGTTTTTCGAAGAATTCAACGGCCCAACGCTTTCCAGCGAGTGGGAGGAAACCACGCCGGGAACGTATCAGTTTGATGGGGACGCCACCAACCTGACGGGGAACCGGGTTTATATCCGCACGGCGGCGTCCGACTTCATCGACCACGACTTCAGCATGATGGTGCAATTCACCTTACCCGAGAGCGGCGGGGCCAATCAGTCCATGTTTGTCGGGTTCGGTTCAGGTCTGCCGGATGGTAGCTTTTTCCATGAGCCACACACGGCGATCTACTTCCGGGCGACGGCGCCGGACTTCAGCGGGGAAAAGTTGCTCTACGACATCAGTGCGTCCGCGGGGACTCACCAGGAATCGTCCAACCTGCTCAACCCGGGAGGTGGCACGCACATGGTGGTGCTGACGCGGATTGGAGACACCTTCACGATGGAGTTTGATGCCAACGCGCTGGTGGAGGGCTCCTCGGTCGAGCTTACCCAGTCCTTTTCGGTGGCGGACACGTTGGACTTTCTGGATGCCACCAACAGTTATCTCTTTCTGGGCACGGGCGGCTCGGGCGTGAGCATCGACGTGGCCGCGGTGGCGCTGTCGGCCGTGCCGGAACCCTCCACCTACGCGATGATGGCGGGGCTGGTCGTATTGGGTGCGGCCGGGTGGCACCGCCGGCGCCGTCAGGCGTTGGCGGCGGCGTGA
- a CDS encoding sensor histidine kinase — MTQTTESRLILLVEDHENFRAMVVEVLSEAGYRVIPASSGQAGLALALDHNPDLIITDLRMPGMSGFEFIEELKRRRRFATTPVIVLTALSTPSDTRLAMNAGADDYITKPVNAADLLRSVSARLEKRDLIEELDAFAHTVAHDLRSPIAMALGRLELAAMRLGENDLTRLGENLTEAQASVRRLGDIVDEMLLLANVRRSTVRFAPLDMHEIVTEAVQRAGNYLRTAKAELTVPDTWPTAFGYAPWIIHVWFNLITNAAKYGGNPPRIELSSETPNNGGCIRFIVRDFGPGLKASSAANTFTPFAKIPQQRGKGHGLGLSIVRQIMTKLNGSCGVQSASGEGAAFWFELPPAPAEDAVVNA, encoded by the coding sequence ATGACCCAGACGACCGAATCGCGGCTCATTTTGCTCGTCGAAGACCACGAGAATTTTCGCGCGATGGTGGTGGAGGTCCTTTCCGAAGCCGGTTACCGGGTCATCCCCGCCTCCTCCGGTCAGGCCGGTCTGGCCCTCGCGCTGGATCACAACCCCGACCTTATCATCACCGATCTGCGCATGCCCGGGATGTCGGGTTTCGAGTTTATCGAAGAACTCAAACGTCGGCGCCGTTTCGCGACGACGCCGGTGATCGTGCTCACCGCCCTGTCCACGCCGAGCGACACGCGCCTCGCCATGAACGCGGGCGCCGATGACTACATCACCAAACCCGTCAACGCCGCCGACCTGTTACGCTCGGTCTCAGCTCGCTTGGAAAAACGCGACCTCATCGAAGAGCTCGACGCCTTTGCCCACACCGTCGCCCACGATCTGCGCTCGCCCATCGCCATGGCGCTGGGTCGCCTCGAACTCGCCGCCATGCGACTCGGCGAAAACGACCTCACCCGCCTCGGCGAAAACCTCACCGAAGCTCAAGCCTCCGTGCGCCGCCTCGGCGACATTGTGGATGAGATGCTGCTGCTCGCCAACGTGCGCCGCTCCACCGTGCGCTTCGCCCCACTCGACATGCACGAGATCGTCACCGAAGCCGTGCAGCGCGCCGGCAACTACCTGCGCACCGCCAAGGCCGAACTCACCGTGCCCGACACGTGGCCGACCGCGTTTGGCTACGCGCCGTGGATCATTCACGTCTGGTTCAACCTCATCACCAACGCCGCCAAATACGGCGGCAACCCGCCACGCATCGAGCTTTCCAGCGAGACACCAAACAACGGCGGCTGCATCCGCTTCATCGTGCGCGATTTTGGTCCGGGCCTGAAGGCCAGCTCGGCCGCGAACACCTTCACGCCCTTTGCCAAGATCCCACAGCAACGCGGCAAGGGCCACGGGCTCGGTCTGTCCATCGTGCGCCAGATCATGACCAAGCTCAACGGCAGCTGCGGCGTGCAAAGCGCCTCCGGCGAAGGTGCCGCCTTCTGGTTCGAGTTGCCCCCGGCCCCCGCCGAAGACGCGGTGGTCAACGCCTGA
- a CDS encoding RluA family pseudouridine synthase — protein sequence MTSAAALDILFEDRDLLVVNKPSGLLTEGGGDREPDLEQRASTHCRRPVHACHRLDRLTSGVVLLRKTARLNTALAQLFEGHRLRKTYWALVDGAWDARIQKIETQIAPAGPGRCANVTTGGKTALTTVRVLGRDAGRPARTWLSLLLKTGRTHQARLHCLHGGCPVLGDPLYGSCPADAPVFGLHARELRFPHPATGEALTLTAEPPASWAPLLESLRSG from the coding sequence GTGACTTCCGCCGCCGCTCTGGACATCCTCTTCGAAGACCGCGACCTGCTCGTGGTCAACAAACCCTCCGGTCTGCTGACCGAGGGTGGCGGCGACCGCGAACCCGACCTCGAACAACGTGCCTCGACCCACTGCCGTCGCCCGGTGCACGCCTGCCACCGCCTCGACCGCCTCACCAGCGGGGTGGTGCTGCTGCGCAAGACCGCGCGCCTCAACACTGCCCTCGCCCAACTCTTCGAAGGGCACCGACTGCGCAAAACGTATTGGGCGCTCGTCGACGGTGCCTGGGATGCGCGTATTCAGAAAATCGAGACACAGATCGCCCCTGCAGGCCCGGGTCGCTGCGCCAATGTCACCACCGGCGGCAAAACCGCTCTCACCACCGTGCGCGTGCTCGGCCGCGACGCCGGTCGGCCCGCCCGCACCTGGCTGAGTCTCCTGCTCAAAACCGGCCGCACCCATCAGGCGCGCCTGCACTGCCTGCACGGGGGCTGCCCGGTCCTCGGCGATCCGCTCTACGGGAGCTGCCCCGCCGACGCCCCCGTCTTTGGCCTGCACGCCCGCGAGCTGCGCTTCCCTCACCCCGCCACCGGCGAAGCCCTCACGCTCACCGCCGAGCCCCCCGCCAGCTGGGCTCCTTTGCTCGAGTCGCTCCGCTCAGGGTGA